A window of the Isosphaera pallida ATCC 43644 genome harbors these coding sequences:
- a CDS encoding oxidoreductase, producing the protein MSVKPRWNVQDIPDLSGRLALVTGANSGLGLASVVALARKGARVLMACRHPDRAARGRDAALAQVPEAAERLEIVSLDLTSLDSVRTCARTILERFDRLDILMNNAGIMAIPRGLTADGFEIQFGTNHLGHFALTGLLLPLLLQTPASRVVTVTSAAAEFGVIDFDDLMGEKRYRRWSAYSQSKLANLLFAVELQRRLSLSGYSTISLAAHPGIAATNLQRASMAAEASKFQIASLKGFLSIAQTADQGALPQLYAATDPQAEPGGFYGPRGFLQMKGSPAQIPLRLNRRGRDEATRRRLWEVSEALIGFRYPLADS; encoded by the coding sequence ATGAGCGTCAAACCCCGGTGGAACGTCCAAGACATCCCCGACCTGAGCGGGCGACTCGCCCTCGTCACCGGAGCCAATAGCGGTCTGGGTCTCGCCAGCGTTGTGGCCCTTGCCCGCAAAGGGGCCCGAGTGCTCATGGCCTGCCGCCACCCCGACCGCGCCGCCCGAGGACGCGACGCCGCGCTGGCCCAGGTTCCCGAGGCCGCCGAACGCCTTGAAATCGTGTCGCTCGACCTGACCTCGCTGGACTCAGTGCGAACCTGCGCGCGGACCATCCTCGAACGATTCGATCGTCTTGACATTCTCATGAACAACGCCGGCATTATGGCGATCCCTCGGGGACTGACCGCCGACGGCTTCGAGATTCAGTTCGGCACCAACCATCTCGGCCACTTCGCCCTCACCGGCCTGCTGTTGCCGTTGTTGCTCCAGACTCCCGCCTCGCGGGTCGTCACTGTCACCAGCGCCGCGGCGGAATTCGGTGTCATCGACTTCGACGACCTCATGGGTGAGAAACGCTACCGACGTTGGAGCGCCTACAGCCAAAGCAAGCTGGCCAACTTGCTCTTTGCCGTTGAGTTGCAACGCCGCCTCAGCTTATCGGGTTACTCCACGATAAGTCTGGCCGCGCATCCGGGCATCGCCGCGACCAACCTGCAACGCGCCTCAATGGCCGCGGAGGCGTCGAAGTTCCAGATCGCCTCGCTCAAAGGGTTCCTGTCGATCGCCCAAACCGCCGACCAAGGTGCGCTGCCCCAACTCTACGCCGCGACCGATCCCCAGGCCGAACCCGGCGGCTTCTATGGCCCCCGAGGCTTCCTCCAGATGAAGGGGAGTCCCGCCCAAATCCCGCTCCGCCTCAACCGCCGTGGGCGCGACGAGGCCACCCGGCGACGCCTCTGGGAGGTCTCCGAAGCCTTGATCGGATTCCGCTATCCCCTGGCCGACTCATAG
- the gvpA gene encoding gas vesicle structural protein GvpA, with translation MAKVTKSTDSSSLAEVVDRILDKGIVIDAFAKVSLVGIELLSVEARVVIASVETYLKYAEAIGLTASAATPA, from the coding sequence ATGGCCAAAGTCACCAAGTCCACCGATAGCTCCAGCCTGGCCGAAGTGGTGGACCGGATTCTGGACAAGGGCATTGTCATCGACGCCTTCGCCAAAGTGTCGCTGGTCGGCATCGAACTGCTGTCGGTCGAAGCGCGGGTGGTGATCGCCTCGGTCGAAACCTACCTGAAGTATGCCGAAGCGATCGGGTTGACTGCCTCGGCGGCGACGCCGGCCTGA
- a CDS encoding pyridoxal phosphate-dependent decarboxylase family protein: MDRAKYDHVVKNFFTCDPAALTEILQELLAALSAEETLPPVHAMSQNYETAQANPEIHILPGNLKDARDAIFPYFWGTDGWSSPLHLENVRGPANYASFVGAVACLLKNPNLCTDTYAQRSNELEVKSVTALANLLFYHTRDPWGIFTIGGTISNMYGARIGIEKVVPGAMRQGLREWGRVVGIVSEASHYCNQTIAGWTGMGTDNLLAIPTDPSLAMRLDRFAETLDRCYQRGDKVAFVIPTFGTTDAFGVDDVEGIRAILDETADRHGQPRPHLHVDAAVGWVLAFFSAYDFNDNPLHFSPDLLALLKRAVKHARGLRYADSVTLDFHKMGWGHYPASAFIVNQKSDLKYLSRSVAETPYFAGADPRRDPALFSLECSRPGLGPYTVMASLNGLGLTGWQLLVARSLELADKLKDRLERLDYCKVLNRDTTGPSVVFQVYAKGRDAKAIHREVEEGTMTPERYARFASEVRRLFEKREKTMDPRNDARLSFTTNIGYKPHGLSLPAWKAVFFNPRTDETVIDRLIDSIEELV; encoded by the coding sequence ATGGACCGCGCCAAGTACGATCACGTTGTCAAGAATTTCTTCACCTGCGACCCAGCGGCTTTGACCGAAATCCTTCAAGAACTGCTGGCGGCCCTCTCGGCCGAGGAGACTTTGCCGCCCGTCCACGCCATGTCGCAGAACTACGAGACCGCCCAGGCCAACCCGGAAATCCACATCCTGCCCGGCAACCTCAAAGACGCCCGCGACGCGATCTTCCCCTATTTTTGGGGAACCGACGGCTGGTCCAGCCCGCTACATCTCGAGAATGTCCGGGGACCGGCCAACTACGCCTCGTTCGTCGGCGCGGTCGCTTGCCTGCTCAAAAACCCCAACCTCTGCACGGACACCTACGCCCAACGCTCCAACGAGCTGGAAGTCAAATCAGTCACCGCCCTGGCCAACTTGCTTTTCTACCACACCCGCGACCCCTGGGGCATTTTCACGATCGGCGGCACGATCTCGAATATGTACGGAGCTCGCATCGGCATCGAGAAGGTGGTCCCTGGCGCGATGCGTCAGGGTCTGCGTGAATGGGGCCGGGTGGTGGGAATCGTGTCAGAAGCCAGTCATTACTGCAACCAGACCATCGCCGGTTGGACCGGCATGGGGACCGACAACCTCTTGGCGATCCCTACCGATCCGTCGTTGGCGATGCGCCTGGACCGATTTGCCGAAACTCTGGACCGGTGCTACCAACGGGGCGACAAGGTGGCCTTCGTCATCCCCACCTTCGGCACCACCGACGCCTTCGGTGTGGACGACGTGGAGGGCATCCGGGCGATTCTGGACGAAACCGCCGACCGTCACGGCCAACCCCGCCCCCATCTGCATGTGGATGCCGCGGTGGGTTGGGTTCTCGCCTTCTTCAGCGCTTACGACTTCAACGACAACCCCCTTCATTTTTCTCCCGATTTGCTCGCCTTGCTCAAACGGGCCGTCAAGCACGCCCGAGGACTTCGTTACGCCGACAGCGTTACACTCGATTTCCACAAGATGGGTTGGGGACATTATCCCGCCAGCGCGTTCATCGTCAACCAAAAGTCCGACCTCAAGTATCTCAGCCGCTCGGTGGCCGAGACGCCCTATTTCGCTGGGGCCGACCCTAGGCGCGATCCGGCGTTGTTCTCGCTAGAGTGTTCACGGCCGGGCCTTGGTCCCTACACCGTCATGGCCTCGCTCAACGGCCTCGGACTCACCGGCTGGCAACTTCTCGTGGCCCGTTCCTTGGAATTGGCCGACAAACTCAAGGACCGCCTTGAACGCCTGGACTACTGCAAAGTCCTCAACCGCGACACCACCGGACCCAGCGTCGTCTTCCAAGTGTACGCCAAGGGACGCGACGCCAAGGCGATCCACCGCGAGGTCGAAGAGGGAACCATGACCCCCGAACGCTATGCCCGGTTCGCCTCCGAAGTCCGTAGGCTGTTCGAGAAACGCGAAAAGACGATGGATCCCCGCAACGACGCCCGTCTGAGTTTCACCACCAACATTGGCTACAAGCCGCACGGGCTGAGCCTGCCGGCTTGGAAGGCGGTGTTCTTTAACCCCCGTACCGATGAGACGGTGATTGATCGTCTCATCGACAGCATCGAGGAACTGGTCTAA
- a CDS encoding PEP-CTERM sorting domain-containing protein translates to MAFLIQRGLTALIVAALAAAPVQAEVIAQYNFTGQPGNQASQAVATTAPGVTAGDIIRGPGLGPNAGATSINSNGWTLGGTIANAITNDDYYSFTINFGSTVFNLTTLDYNQQVSGTGPSTINLLTSIGGFVDTAVVASFASTSGPISVNLSSLTGVTGTVEFRLYGFGATSTAGTYRLGQPANPLFTLNGDRVPQNGSDAIPEPSTLVLAGVIGLGVAVRLRNRNRLDHNAA, encoded by the coding sequence ATGGCTTTTTTGATCCAACGCGGCCTGACCGCCCTAATCGTGGCCGCTCTGGCCGCTGCGCCGGTCCAGGCCGAGGTCATCGCTCAGTACAATTTCACGGGCCAACCCGGCAATCAAGCCAGCCAGGCGGTGGCAACCACGGCCCCGGGCGTGACCGCCGGTGACATCATTCGGGGCCCTGGGCTGGGACCCAACGCGGGCGCCACCTCGATCAACTCCAACGGCTGGACCTTAGGCGGCACAATTGCCAACGCAATTACAAATGATGATTATTATTCGTTTACGATCAACTTTGGTTCGACTGTCTTCAATCTGACCACATTAGACTACAACCAACAAGTCTCCGGCACCGGTCCGTCGACCATCAACTTGCTGACCAGCATTGGTGGTTTTGTGGACACCGCGGTGGTTGCCTCGTTCGCCTCGACTTCTGGTCCGATCTCGGTGAACTTGTCGAGCCTCACCGGCGTGACCGGTACGGTGGAGTTCCGGCTCTACGGCTTTGGGGCTACCAGCACGGCCGGCACCTATCGCCTGGGCCAACCGGCCAACCCGCTGTTCACCCTCAATGGTGATCGCGTACCCCAAAACGGCAGCGACGCCATTCCCGAACCGTCCACCCTTGTCCTGGCGGGCGTGATCGGCCTGGGCGTGGCGGTCCGCTTGCGAAACCGCAACCGCCTTGACCACAACGCGGCGTAA